A DNA window from Arachis duranensis cultivar V14167 chromosome 3, aradu.V14167.gnm2.J7QH, whole genome shotgun sequence contains the following coding sequences:
- the LOC107477822 gene encoding G-type lectin S-receptor-like serine/threonine-protein kinase SD3-1, which yields MIEQSGLLLCVFICFLLYHAVRAEIPLGSRLSVVDNGSWVSKNGNFTIGFLEISDEPGRFSFGIRFSDKSIPYSQQRMVWSADFQIGVGNMSYFLFTTDGDMLLFDDQGISSWSSQTSNKGVVSASLLDNGNLVLIDREQKVIWQSFDSPYDTLLPGQFLSCDKMLQAASTNLLSSYYSLSMNVSGHLMLLWQGIIPYWTSQNPSVPNLTAYVTNNGALQLLDKNLNVVWTVFGEDYDEYVKYRFLRIDVDGNLRLYSWVEALQSWKSVRQAVQNQCKVFATCGKRGVCVLSSCGTADCVCPFNQTDTDETCLIPYEQKCKHGSTMITYRNIHLFGLFPIDGPAIMTSMNKCMQLCQNDSSCTAATFSNHFRPQCSIKKSEYVTGYLDWSPDVVSFVKSCSSTSAPKFPCQSQSSPPTEEDSDIRVPCLIGISLDTIIIAVVLQLGCFYLFIYKRKTSTRCKYNLPSADTNLKGLVVLLSFSEIKSVTEDFKDRIGPNMFKGMLLNKFPVAVKELIASIDARKFRTAVLKIGGIHHKNLVQLEGYCCESNHRFLVYEYVKNGSLEKYIDDSALCKELTWRKRVDICLSVAQAINYLHSECREFISHGNLKCENVMLDENLKAKVSECGFAIVDGEAVYCAFSAQRDIADFGMLVLTLLTGCRDQSDLCEWSYKELIEGNAANVIDKRIEGGANLNELERVLRIAFWCLQSDERRRPSMEEVVAVLEGTLSIDLPPPPF from the coding sequence ATGATTGAACAGAGCGGTTTATTGCTATGTGTGTTCATATGCTTCTTGCTATATCATGCTGTGAGGGCTGAGATACCATTAGGTTCTAGACTTTCGGTGGTTGACAATGGCAGCTGGGTTTCCAAAAATggtaattttaccattggattTCTTGAGATTTCGGATGAGCCTGGCCGGTTTAGTTTTGGCATTCGTTTCAGCGACAAGTCTATACCGTATAGTCAACAAAGAATGGTGTGGAGTGCTGACTTTCAGATTGGAGTAGGTAACATGTCCTATTTCCTTTTCACTACAGATGGTGATATGCTCCTGTTTGATGATCAGGGAATATCTTCATGGAGCAGCCAAACCAGTAACAAGGGTGTCGTGTCGGCTTCTCTTCTTGACAATGGAAATCTTGTTCTAATCGACAGAGAACAAAAGGTCATTTGGCAAAGTTTTGATAGTCCATATGATACACTTCTCCCAGGACAGTTTCTATCTTGTGATAAGATGCTTCAAGCTGCAAGTACGAATCTACTGTCCAGTTACTACAGCCTGTCTATGAACGTTTCGGGACACTTGATGCtcctttggcaaggtattatTCCCTACTGGACAAGCCAAAACCCTTCTGTTCCGAATCTCACTGCATATGTAACAAACAATGGAGCTCTGCAACTTTTAGACAAAAATCTTAATGTTGTTTGGACCGTGTTTGGAGAAGACTACGATGAATATGTTAAATACCGGTTTCTTAGGATAGATGTGGATGGCAATCTCCGCTTATATTCGTGGGTGGAGGCTTTGCAGTCATGGAAATCTGTCAGGCAAGCTGTTCAGAACCAGTGCAAGGTTTTTGCAACTTGCGGTAAACGGGGGGTCTGTGTTTTGTCTTCCTGTGGTACTGCTGATTGTGTGTGCCCTTTCAACCAGACGGACACTGATGAGACTTGTTTGATTCCATATGAACAAAAGTGTAAACATGGTTCCACTATGATCACATATAGGAATATACACCTATTTGGGCTTTTCCCTATTGATGGTCCGGCTATCATGACTAGCATGAATAAATGTATGCAATTGTGCCAGAATGACTCTAGTTGTACTGCCGCAACCTTTTCTAATCATTTTCGTCCCCAATGCTCGATAAAGAAATCTGAGTATGTCACTGGCTATTTAGATTGGTCTCCAGACGTGGTATCATTTGTCAAGAGTTGCTCATCTACATCTGCCCCAAAGTTCCCATGTCAAAGTCAAAGCTCACCTCCAACAGAAGAAGATTCTGATATTCGTGTTCCTTGTCTAATAGGAATATCCTTAGACACAATTATCATCGCTGTTGTCCTTCAACTCGgatgtttttatcttttcatcTACAAAAGGAAAACCTCTACTAGATGCAAATACAATTTACCTTCCGCAGACACAAATTTAAAGGGCTTAGTTGTGTTGTTATCTTTTTCAGAGATCAAGAGCGTCACTGAGGATTTCAAAGATCGAATTGGGCCAAATATGTTCAAGGGCATGCTACTAAACAAATTCCCAGTTGCTGTTAAAGAGCTGATTGCATCCATAGATGCAAGGAAGTTCAGGACTGCTGTTCTGAAGATTGGAGGCATCCACCACAAGAACCTTGTGCAGCTGGAGGGCTATTGTTGCGAGTCCAATCATAGATTCTTGGTCTACGAGTACGTCAAAAACGGTTCTCTTGAGAAGTATATAGATGATTCCGCTCTTTGCAAGGAACTGACCTGGAGAAAAAGGGTTGACATATGCTTAAGCGTGGCCCAGGCCATTAATTATCTTCACTCTGAATGCAGGGAGTTCATAAGTCATGGAAATCTGAAGTGTGAAAATGTCATGTTGGATGAGAACTTAAAAGCCAAGGTGAGCGAATGTGGGTTTGCAATAGTAGACGGCGAGGCAGTGTACTGTGCCTTTTCTGCCCAGAGAGACATAGCAGATTTCGGCATGTTAGTCCTAACCTTATTGACCGGATGTAGAGATCAAAGTGATCTTTGTGAGTGGTCATATAAAGAATTGATAGAAGGGAATGCTGCAAATGTGATTGACAAAAGAATTGAAGGTGGTGCCAATTTAAATGAACTTGAGCGCGTTTTGAGAATCGCATTCTGGTGCCTACAAAGTGATGAACGTCGAAGGCCTTCAATGGAGGAAGTAGTGGCAGTACTGGAAGGAACTTTGAGTATTGATCTACCACCACCTCCATTTTGA
- the LOC107477823 gene encoding BTB/POZ domain-containing protein At3g22104 isoform X3, giving the protein MKGGYYLMAIIAQYSSKLARLFGKSSGPSGKLKVIFHDFPGGAEGFELMLKFCYNNGSIDMNSSNLLQAHCAAGYMEMKDSVLGVPNLLEQTEKSLEEISYWRWSELLVALKQCQNLSTVLDYYSNSMMLEKCMDTIVGRMFLASEASPCPSTCSTDSSSGGVRFSCDSKSTESIKTSSFSSRPCWWFEDLVFLNPVLVEMLVRSMITRKLEHGLISRFLMYYQKARFSSTIDVSEKIKILEMVIDMHYDMEYYHNSSIPFKTLFGILRISLSLNISKSCRHKLEAMIGSNLDQATLDNLLVPSPYGISYLYDVKLVLKFLKAFLRRGGSVVAPTRMKKVASLIDLYIAEIAPDPSLRPSKFLALATAIPDSARDSYDELYHAMDMYLEVHGQLSEEEKVKICCGLNYDKLSPQACIHLSQNTKFPSKSAVQALISQQSKLKNLIQSTPATSPLLNGSSPPFCFTNVNAQKGNKDKSNDQVVLYSSTGDFDASSDNERLKAHLQGMQWRVMELEKICKKMQTQMAKITKSKVPPNSYARSLPKLCS; this is encoded by the exons ATGAAGGGGGGTTATTATTTAATG gCTATTATTGCTCAATACTCAAGCAAGTTAGCTAGATTATTTGGAAAATCTAGTGGTCCCAGTGGGAAACTCAAAGTAATATTCCATGATTTTCCAGGGGGTGCTGAGGGTTTTGAGCTTATgctaaaattttgttacaacaATGGAAGCATTGACATGAACTCTTCCAATTTGTTACAAGCACATTGTGCTGCTGGGTACATGGAAATGAAGGATTCTGTTCTTGGTGTTCCTAATTTGTTGGAACAAACAGAGAAGTCACTTGAAGAAATAAGCTATTGGAGATGGTCTGAACTTTTGGTTGCTTTGAAACAGTGCCAGAATCTATCAACTGTGTTGGATTACTATTCTAATTCAATGATGCTGGAGAAGTGTATGGACACCATTGTTGGGAGAATGTTTCTTGCTAGTGAAGCAAGCCCATGCCCTTCAACTTGCTCAACTGATAGTTCTTCCGGTGGGGTCCGGTTTTCGTGTGATTCGAAGAGTACTGAGAGTATCAAGACGAGTAGCTTCAGTTCGCGTCCGTGTTGGTGGTTTGAGgatcttgttttcttgaatccGGTTCTGGTTGAAATGTTGGTGAGGTCAATGATCACAAGaaaattggaacatggtttgATTAGTAGGTTTCTAATGTATTATCAAAAAGCAAGATTTTCAAGTACTATTGATGTGAGTGAGAAGATTAAGATCTTGGAAATGGTCATAGATATGCATTATGATATGGAGTACTACCATAATAGTTCAATCCCTTTTAAGACCTTGTTTGGGATTCTAAGAATtagtttgagtttgaacataAGCAAAAGTTGTAGGCACAAGTTGGAGGCCATGATTGGTTCCAAtttggatcaagcaactttggACAATTTGCTTGTTCCATCACCATATGGAATAAGTTACTTGTATGATGTGAAACTTGTTCTCAAGTTTCTAAAGGCGTTCTTGCGACGCGGCGGCAGCGTTGTTGCTCCCACTAGGATGAAGAAAGTTGCAAGCTTGATAGATTTGTACATAGCAGAGATAGCACCTGATCCTTCTTTAAGGCCTTCTAAGTTCTTGGCTCTTGCCACTGCAATTCCAGATTCTGCAAGAGACTCTTATGATGAGCTCTACCATGCCATGGACATGTACCTTGag GTTCATGGTCAATtgtcagaagaagaaaaggtgaAGATATGTTGTGGATTAAACTATGATAAGCTTTCACCACAAGCTTGCATACACCTTTCTCAGAACACAAAATTCCCATCAAAATCAGCAGTTCAGGCTCTCATATCACAACAATCAAAGCTCAAAAACTTGATCCAATCTACTCCAGCTACATCACCATTACTCAATGGCTCATCACCCCCTTTCTGCTTTACAAATGTTAATGCACAAAAGGgaaacaaagacaaaagcaatGACCAAGTTGTGTTGTATTCTTCTACTGGAGACTTTGATGCTTCATCTGATAATGAGAGACTCAAGGCACATTTGCAAGGAATGCAATGGAGGGTTATGGAATTAGAGAAAATCTGTAAGAAAATGCAAACTCAGATGGCAAAGATCACAAAATCAAAAGTACCACCCAATAGTTATGCAAGATCTTTGCCTAAGCTCTGTTCatga
- the LOC107477823 gene encoding BTB/POZ domain-containing protein At3g22104 isoform X4: MLKFCYNNGSIDMNSSNLLQAHCAAGYMEMKDSVLGVPNLLEQTEKSLEEISYWRWSELLVALKQCQNLSTVLDYYSNSMMLEKCMDTIVGRMFLASEASPCPSTCSTDSSSGGVRFSCDSKSTESIKTSSFSSRPCWWFEDLVFLNPVLVEMLVRSMITRKLEHGLISRFLMYYQKARFSSTIDVSEKIKILEMVIDMHYDMEYYHNSSIPFKTLFGILRISLSLNISKSCRHKLEAMIGSNLDQATLDNLLVPSPYGISYLYDVKLVLKFLKAFLRRGGSVVAPTRMKKVASLIDLYIAEIAPDPSLRPSKFLALATAIPDSARDSYDELYHAMDMYLEVHGQLSEEEKVKICCGLNYDKLSPQACIHLSQNTKFPSKSAVQALISQQSKLKNLIQSTPATSPLLNGSSPPFCFTNVNAQKGNKDKSNDQVVLYSSTGDFDASSDNERLKAHLQGMQWRVMELEKICKKMQTQMAKITKSKVPPNSYARSLPKLCS, translated from the exons ATgctaaaattttgttacaacaATGGAAGCATTGACATGAACTCTTCCAATTTGTTACAAGCACATTGTGCTGCTGGGTACATGGAAATGAAGGATTCTGTTCTTGGTGTTCCTAATTTGTTGGAACAAACAGAGAAGTCACTTGAAGAAATAAGCTATTGGAGATGGTCTGAACTTTTGGTTGCTTTGAAACAGTGCCAGAATCTATCAACTGTGTTGGATTACTATTCTAATTCAATGATGCTGGAGAAGTGTATGGACACCATTGTTGGGAGAATGTTTCTTGCTAGTGAAGCAAGCCCATGCCCTTCAACTTGCTCAACTGATAGTTCTTCCGGTGGGGTCCGGTTTTCGTGTGATTCGAAGAGTACTGAGAGTATCAAGACGAGTAGCTTCAGTTCGCGTCCGTGTTGGTGGTTTGAGgatcttgttttcttgaatccGGTTCTGGTTGAAATGTTGGTGAGGTCAATGATCACAAGaaaattggaacatggtttgATTAGTAGGTTTCTAATGTATTATCAAAAAGCAAGATTTTCAAGTACTATTGATGTGAGTGAGAAGATTAAGATCTTGGAAATGGTCATAGATATGCATTATGATATGGAGTACTACCATAATAGTTCAATCCCTTTTAAGACCTTGTTTGGGATTCTAAGAATtagtttgagtttgaacataAGCAAAAGTTGTAGGCACAAGTTGGAGGCCATGATTGGTTCCAAtttggatcaagcaactttggACAATTTGCTTGTTCCATCACCATATGGAATAAGTTACTTGTATGATGTGAAACTTGTTCTCAAGTTTCTAAAGGCGTTCTTGCGACGCGGCGGCAGCGTTGTTGCTCCCACTAGGATGAAGAAAGTTGCAAGCTTGATAGATTTGTACATAGCAGAGATAGCACCTGATCCTTCTTTAAGGCCTTCTAAGTTCTTGGCTCTTGCCACTGCAATTCCAGATTCTGCAAGAGACTCTTATGATGAGCTCTACCATGCCATGGACATGTACCTTGag GTTCATGGTCAATtgtcagaagaagaaaaggtgaAGATATGTTGTGGATTAAACTATGATAAGCTTTCACCACAAGCTTGCATACACCTTTCTCAGAACACAAAATTCCCATCAAAATCAGCAGTTCAGGCTCTCATATCACAACAATCAAAGCTCAAAAACTTGATCCAATCTACTCCAGCTACATCACCATTACTCAATGGCTCATCACCCCCTTTCTGCTTTACAAATGTTAATGCACAAAAGGgaaacaaagacaaaagcaatGACCAAGTTGTGTTGTATTCTTCTACTGGAGACTTTGATGCTTCATCTGATAATGAGAGACTCAAGGCACATTTGCAAGGAATGCAATGGAGGGTTATGGAATTAGAGAAAATCTGTAAGAAAATGCAAACTCAGATGGCAAAGATCACAAAATCAAAAGTACCACCCAATAGTTATGCAAGATCTTTGCCTAAGCTCTGTTCatga
- the LOC107477823 gene encoding BTB/POZ domain-containing protein At3g22104 isoform X2 — protein sequence MGLPRKDAGSSPLHSNIMAIIAQYSSKLARLFGKSSGPSGKLKVIFHDFPGGAEGFELMLKFCYNNGSIDMNSSNLLQAHCAAGYMEMKDSVLGVPNLLEQTEKSLEEISYWRWSELLVALKQCQNLSTVLDYYSNSMMLEKCMDTIVGRMFLASEASPCPSTCSTDSSSGGVRFSCDSKSTESIKTSSFSSRPCWWFEDLVFLNPVLVEMLVRSMITRKLEHGLISRFLMYYQKARFSSTIDVSEKIKILEMVIDMHYDMEYYHNSSIPFKTLFGILRISLSLNISKSCRHKLEAMIGSNLDQATLDNLLVPSPYGISYLYDVKLVLKFLKAFLRRGGSVVAPTRMKKVASLIDLYIAEIAPDPSLRPSKFLALATAIPDSARDSYDELYHAMDMYLEVHGQLSEEEKVKICCGLNYDKLSPQACIHLSQNTKFPSKSAVQALISQQSKLKNLIQSTPATSPLLNGSSPPFCFTNVNAQKGNKDKSNDQVVLYSSTGDFDASSDNERLKAHLQGMQWRVMELEKICKKMQTQMAKITKSKVPPNSYARSLPKLCS from the exons ATGGGGTTACCTAGGAAGGATGCTGGATCATCACCATTACACTCTAACATTATG gCTATTATTGCTCAATACTCAAGCAAGTTAGCTAGATTATTTGGAAAATCTAGTGGTCCCAGTGGGAAACTCAAAGTAATATTCCATGATTTTCCAGGGGGTGCTGAGGGTTTTGAGCTTATgctaaaattttgttacaacaATGGAAGCATTGACATGAACTCTTCCAATTTGTTACAAGCACATTGTGCTGCTGGGTACATGGAAATGAAGGATTCTGTTCTTGGTGTTCCTAATTTGTTGGAACAAACAGAGAAGTCACTTGAAGAAATAAGCTATTGGAGATGGTCTGAACTTTTGGTTGCTTTGAAACAGTGCCAGAATCTATCAACTGTGTTGGATTACTATTCTAATTCAATGATGCTGGAGAAGTGTATGGACACCATTGTTGGGAGAATGTTTCTTGCTAGTGAAGCAAGCCCATGCCCTTCAACTTGCTCAACTGATAGTTCTTCCGGTGGGGTCCGGTTTTCGTGTGATTCGAAGAGTACTGAGAGTATCAAGACGAGTAGCTTCAGTTCGCGTCCGTGTTGGTGGTTTGAGgatcttgttttcttgaatccGGTTCTGGTTGAAATGTTGGTGAGGTCAATGATCACAAGaaaattggaacatggtttgATTAGTAGGTTTCTAATGTATTATCAAAAAGCAAGATTTTCAAGTACTATTGATGTGAGTGAGAAGATTAAGATCTTGGAAATGGTCATAGATATGCATTATGATATGGAGTACTACCATAATAGTTCAATCCCTTTTAAGACCTTGTTTGGGATTCTAAGAATtagtttgagtttgaacataAGCAAAAGTTGTAGGCACAAGTTGGAGGCCATGATTGGTTCCAAtttggatcaagcaactttggACAATTTGCTTGTTCCATCACCATATGGAATAAGTTACTTGTATGATGTGAAACTTGTTCTCAAGTTTCTAAAGGCGTTCTTGCGACGCGGCGGCAGCGTTGTTGCTCCCACTAGGATGAAGAAAGTTGCAAGCTTGATAGATTTGTACATAGCAGAGATAGCACCTGATCCTTCTTTAAGGCCTTCTAAGTTCTTGGCTCTTGCCACTGCAATTCCAGATTCTGCAAGAGACTCTTATGATGAGCTCTACCATGCCATGGACATGTACCTTGag GTTCATGGTCAATtgtcagaagaagaaaaggtgaAGATATGTTGTGGATTAAACTATGATAAGCTTTCACCACAAGCTTGCATACACCTTTCTCAGAACACAAAATTCCCATCAAAATCAGCAGTTCAGGCTCTCATATCACAACAATCAAAGCTCAAAAACTTGATCCAATCTACTCCAGCTACATCACCATTACTCAATGGCTCATCACCCCCTTTCTGCTTTACAAATGTTAATGCACAAAAGGgaaacaaagacaaaagcaatGACCAAGTTGTGTTGTATTCTTCTACTGGAGACTTTGATGCTTCATCTGATAATGAGAGACTCAAGGCACATTTGCAAGGAATGCAATGGAGGGTTATGGAATTAGAGAAAATCTGTAAGAAAATGCAAACTCAGATGGCAAAGATCACAAAATCAAAAGTACCACCCAATAGTTATGCAAGATCTTTGCCTAAGCTCTGTTCatga
- the LOC107477823 gene encoding BTB/POZ domain-containing protein At3g22104 isoform X1 — MESCYCNLEVEVNGEETFMVDKAIIAQYSSKLARLFGKSSGPSGKLKVIFHDFPGGAEGFELMLKFCYNNGSIDMNSSNLLQAHCAAGYMEMKDSVLGVPNLLEQTEKSLEEISYWRWSELLVALKQCQNLSTVLDYYSNSMMLEKCMDTIVGRMFLASEASPCPSTCSTDSSSGGVRFSCDSKSTESIKTSSFSSRPCWWFEDLVFLNPVLVEMLVRSMITRKLEHGLISRFLMYYQKARFSSTIDVSEKIKILEMVIDMHYDMEYYHNSSIPFKTLFGILRISLSLNISKSCRHKLEAMIGSNLDQATLDNLLVPSPYGISYLYDVKLVLKFLKAFLRRGGSVVAPTRMKKVASLIDLYIAEIAPDPSLRPSKFLALATAIPDSARDSYDELYHAMDMYLEVHGQLSEEEKVKICCGLNYDKLSPQACIHLSQNTKFPSKSAVQALISQQSKLKNLIQSTPATSPLLNGSSPPFCFTNVNAQKGNKDKSNDQVVLYSSTGDFDASSDNERLKAHLQGMQWRVMELEKICKKMQTQMAKITKSKVPPNSYARSLPKLCS; from the exons ATGGAATCTTGTTACTGCAATCTTGAAGTTGAGGTAAATGGAGAAGAGACCTTCATGGTTGACAag gCTATTATTGCTCAATACTCAAGCAAGTTAGCTAGATTATTTGGAAAATCTAGTGGTCCCAGTGGGAAACTCAAAGTAATATTCCATGATTTTCCAGGGGGTGCTGAGGGTTTTGAGCTTATgctaaaattttgttacaacaATGGAAGCATTGACATGAACTCTTCCAATTTGTTACAAGCACATTGTGCTGCTGGGTACATGGAAATGAAGGATTCTGTTCTTGGTGTTCCTAATTTGTTGGAACAAACAGAGAAGTCACTTGAAGAAATAAGCTATTGGAGATGGTCTGAACTTTTGGTTGCTTTGAAACAGTGCCAGAATCTATCAACTGTGTTGGATTACTATTCTAATTCAATGATGCTGGAGAAGTGTATGGACACCATTGTTGGGAGAATGTTTCTTGCTAGTGAAGCAAGCCCATGCCCTTCAACTTGCTCAACTGATAGTTCTTCCGGTGGGGTCCGGTTTTCGTGTGATTCGAAGAGTACTGAGAGTATCAAGACGAGTAGCTTCAGTTCGCGTCCGTGTTGGTGGTTTGAGgatcttgttttcttgaatccGGTTCTGGTTGAAATGTTGGTGAGGTCAATGATCACAAGaaaattggaacatggtttgATTAGTAGGTTTCTAATGTATTATCAAAAAGCAAGATTTTCAAGTACTATTGATGTGAGTGAGAAGATTAAGATCTTGGAAATGGTCATAGATATGCATTATGATATGGAGTACTACCATAATAGTTCAATCCCTTTTAAGACCTTGTTTGGGATTCTAAGAATtagtttgagtttgaacataAGCAAAAGTTGTAGGCACAAGTTGGAGGCCATGATTGGTTCCAAtttggatcaagcaactttggACAATTTGCTTGTTCCATCACCATATGGAATAAGTTACTTGTATGATGTGAAACTTGTTCTCAAGTTTCTAAAGGCGTTCTTGCGACGCGGCGGCAGCGTTGTTGCTCCCACTAGGATGAAGAAAGTTGCAAGCTTGATAGATTTGTACATAGCAGAGATAGCACCTGATCCTTCTTTAAGGCCTTCTAAGTTCTTGGCTCTTGCCACTGCAATTCCAGATTCTGCAAGAGACTCTTATGATGAGCTCTACCATGCCATGGACATGTACCTTGag GTTCATGGTCAATtgtcagaagaagaaaaggtgaAGATATGTTGTGGATTAAACTATGATAAGCTTTCACCACAAGCTTGCATACACCTTTCTCAGAACACAAAATTCCCATCAAAATCAGCAGTTCAGGCTCTCATATCACAACAATCAAAGCTCAAAAACTTGATCCAATCTACTCCAGCTACATCACCATTACTCAATGGCTCATCACCCCCTTTCTGCTTTACAAATGTTAATGCACAAAAGGgaaacaaagacaaaagcaatGACCAAGTTGTGTTGTATTCTTCTACTGGAGACTTTGATGCTTCATCTGATAATGAGAGACTCAAGGCACATTTGCAAGGAATGCAATGGAGGGTTATGGAATTAGAGAAAATCTGTAAGAAAATGCAAACTCAGATGGCAAAGATCACAAAATCAAAAGTACCACCCAATAGTTATGCAAGATCTTTGCCTAAGCTCTGTTCatga